Proteins encoded in a region of the Streptomyces sp. NBC_01471 genome:
- a CDS encoding MerR family transcriptional regulator, with product MAASRVTASGPGPEYRIEDLAHHSGATVRTIRAYQDRGLLPKPQRRGRSNVYGDSHLARLRQIAELLDRGYTLASIKELLEAWDAGRGLGGVLGLVAEVSGPWTDEEADRISRAELDARFGGVPDDEAVADAVALGVLERVAGSDDEFMVPSPQELAVAVELHAAGVPLKAISIHLRELRGQVEHIASRFLEFTTEHVFARYLGPAQPTDAHVAEAASLVRRLRPLAQQSVDAELARAMRLFATRHLQQHLGPDSPPAPPGGPASVPVPAATLAAVERLVGRENAPAFITGATERELQARALDALTLPQQEVRQTDQKP from the coding sequence GTGGCAGCGTCCAGGGTTACGGCGTCGGGGCCCGGGCCCGAGTACCGGATCGAGGATCTGGCGCACCACAGCGGCGCCACGGTCCGTACGATCCGTGCGTACCAGGACCGCGGCCTGCTGCCCAAACCGCAGCGGCGCGGCCGGTCCAATGTGTACGGGGACAGCCATCTGGCCAGGCTGCGCCAGATCGCCGAACTGCTCGACCGCGGCTACACCCTGGCCTCCATCAAGGAACTGCTGGAGGCGTGGGACGCCGGGCGGGGTCTCGGCGGGGTGCTGGGGCTGGTCGCGGAGGTCAGCGGGCCGTGGACCGATGAGGAAGCGGACCGGATCTCCCGTGCCGAGCTGGACGCCCGGTTCGGCGGGGTGCCCGACGACGAGGCGGTCGCGGACGCGGTGGCACTGGGCGTGCTGGAACGGGTGGCCGGCAGCGACGACGAGTTCATGGTGCCGAGCCCGCAGGAGCTGGCCGTGGCTGTGGAACTGCACGCGGCCGGCGTCCCGCTCAAGGCCATCTCCATCCATCTGCGGGAGCTGCGCGGCCAGGTCGAGCACATCGCCTCGCGCTTCCTGGAGTTCACGACGGAGCACGTCTTCGCACGCTATCTGGGTCCTGCCCAGCCCACCGACGCGCATGTGGCGGAGGCCGCCTCACTGGTACGGCGGCTGCGCCCGCTGGCCCAGCAGAGCGTCGACGCCGAACTGGCCCGGGCCATGAGGCTGTTCGCCACCCGCCATCTCCAGCAGCACCTCGGCCCCGACAGCCCGCCCGCGCCCCCCGGAGGTCCCGCGTCCGTACCGGTTCCGGCAGCCACGCTCGCCGCGGTGGAGAGGCTGGTGGGACGCGAGAACGCACCCGCGTTCATCACCGGCGCCACTGAACGGGAGCTTCAGGCAAGGGCGTTGGACGCGCTGACTCTTCCACAGCAAGAAGTACGGCAAACAGACCAAAAGCCGTAA
- a CDS encoding LLM class flavin-dependent oxidoreductase produces the protein MAMRLSTVILPVRRWSEGGREQWVRAEELGFHTAYTYDHLSWRVPFRDGPWFGAVPTLTAAAAATARVRLGTLVTSPNFRHPVTLAKDLLSLDDISDGRITLGIGAGGTGFDATALGQEPWTPRERADRFGEFVPLIDRLLTEDSVTHRGTHYSAEEARNIPGCVQRPRLPFAVAATGPRGMSIAARYGEGWVTTGDPKIFESGTPEQSAEAVRGQIGRLGTACDAIGRDVAEVEKILLTGFTPEAGRPMESLDAFVDFAGKYFALGIDEIVIHAPIPGTIFAADEKVFERIATEALAQLGQN, from the coding sequence GTGGCCATGCGACTGAGTACCGTGATTCTTCCCGTCCGCCGGTGGAGCGAGGGTGGCCGTGAGCAGTGGGTGCGCGCCGAGGAGCTGGGCTTCCACACCGCGTACACCTACGACCACCTCTCCTGGCGGGTGCCGTTCCGCGACGGCCCCTGGTTCGGAGCGGTCCCGACTCTGACCGCGGCGGCCGCGGCCACCGCACGTGTCCGGCTCGGCACGCTGGTCACGTCGCCGAACTTCCGGCACCCCGTGACGCTCGCGAAGGACCTTCTCTCGCTGGACGACATCTCGGACGGCCGGATCACCCTGGGCATCGGTGCCGGCGGCACCGGCTTCGATGCCACGGCGCTCGGCCAGGAGCCGTGGACTCCGCGCGAACGAGCCGACCGGTTCGGCGAGTTCGTGCCCCTCATCGACCGGCTGCTGACCGAGGACTCGGTCACTCACCGGGGCACGCACTACTCGGCCGAGGAGGCCCGCAACATCCCGGGCTGTGTGCAGCGGCCCCGGCTCCCCTTCGCTGTCGCGGCCACCGGCCCGCGAGGGATGAGTATCGCCGCGAGGTACGGGGAGGGCTGGGTGACGACGGGTGATCCGAAGATCTTCGAGTCGGGTACTCCCGAACAGTCGGCGGAAGCGGTCCGCGGCCAGATCGGCAGGCTCGGCACGGCGTGCGACGCGATCGGCAGGGACGTGGCCGAGGTGGAGAAGATCCTGCTCACCGGGTTCACGCCCGAGGCGGGCCGGCCCATGGAGTCCCTGGACGCCTTCGTCGACTTCGCGGGGAAGTACTTCGCCCTGGGCATCGACGAGATCGTGATCCACGCGCCGATCCCCGGCACCATCTTCGCCGCGGACGAGAAGGTCTTCGAGCGGATCGCGACCGAGGCACTGGCGCAGCTCGGGCAGAACTAG